DNA sequence from the Vanessa tameamea isolate UH-Manoa-2023 chromosome 21, ilVanTame1 primary haplotype, whole genome shotgun sequence genome:
CATCGTAACCGCATTAAAGTCATTATACGTTCATTTTAGAGTGCGTAAATCGTTacgaaaattaaatagaaatcatATGTTAGGACGCTTtactaatgataattatttaaactatttattatctgtacacCTATCTATGTTCataacatataatacaattaaaagcaCGTGACACATCTACAAAAACATCATATTTGCtgacaatatttgtttatttctagtaatgtaatattaaaacacatcttaattcatacattttgttaagaggattataattaatgtcagCATGTTCTTATACTTTGTTATTTCATCTTCACTTTTAAGTTGGTAaccttgttttatattaaatctggTTCTGCTTAGTTTATGTTTAGAGAGCATTAGTGTTCCTCTGATAGTACGATGGTCAGGTGGGTAGTTCTGGTTTAAAATTTCGAGGTTCGTAAATGATCTTGGGCGGTTTGTGAGAATGTAGTCAATCTCGTTTTTGTGTAGTCCATTCGGCGACTTCCAAGTCCATTTTTGATTCGGGTTTTTCTAAaaacaactatttattattgtcaACTTGTGTTCAAGCGCAAAGTTAACGAAATTCTGGCCCCTACTATTCCTTATGCCGTGTCCGTGTTTTTTCACAAGCAGATCCTCGTTATGTTTAGGTGCTCCCACCTTAGCGTTGAAATCACCCATAAGTATAACCTGTGTGTTCGACGTTTCTAATGCTTTTCTAATTGATTCATATAATTCATCAATTTCAGTCTTTCTTGTGATTTCTTCTTTTTGCTTGTCTGTGTGTTTCCTCCATTTGACATGTCCACAGTGGGTTTTTTGGGTGAAGGAGAGAACTTTCTTTTggatgtttgttttaatatgacCAGTTCGTCATATTTTAAGAAAGCCTTATTTCCTTTTTCTCTCTCTGTTTTTAACTggtcttgtaatttttttcttttttctagaACGTGTTTTGGAAACATAAatacctaatttatttaaaaacatagatTACAACTACAAGCgaacattatattttgttgacaGAATTTAAAGGACCTCTTAAAGAATACGATTTCATCATAGTCGGTGCAGGATCAGCGGGAAGTGTTCTCGCTTCACGACTCAGTGAAAGACGGAAAGCTTCCGTTTTATTATTAGAAGCGGGACAGGGCGAGGCTTTTCTAACAGGAGTACCGATTTTAACTCCATTATTGCAACAAACAACGTACATGTGGCCATATTTGATGGAACATCAACCAGGTGTCTGTATGGGTGAGTGGTATTTTTAAACTTagatcttaattataattagcatTATAAGTGGGAAAAGgaggtttgtttatttgttgttaaaacGGACATAAGGTACCTAGCAACTTCGCAATCCCTGAACCTCTCGCCCCACATAAGCACATGCGGAACTagtcatacatataaaaattatgttagtatatttttttgtaggaACCAGTTCTTATTGACGTTAACCGTTAAGACGTTAGTTTTTGTGACGTTAAATATTTCGAACGAAGAgaacataattaattcatttcctATTTAAACGTCATTTGAAGTAgactttttagggttccgtaggcAAATGACATAAACGGACTAATACTACTACTAACCGTGagcaattattttcttatttgctGCATGGGcaagtccgactcgcactttgaCGCTTTttgatgtcttagtgtgcgtgagatgactattGCAATTCTTAAACAACAAATTGTTAAGTTGACTGACATAATATGTTcacttcaaattattatattaacttaaattaatttcatcccTTGCGTAATAGATAATTGACTTAGTATTCAATTCAATCATCATCATAACTCGCTTACCTTTATCCTGCGTAGtgatttataaaactgtaaaaaaatatgatttgggAAACTTGACACTAGCCCTCTAGTTTTCCCTGTATCGCAGCTACTTGAGACGCTTAAATACTCAATGCTGTTGATAGCTTCCCTCAAATAAAGTTCCCTTTGGCGAACACCACACATGACTTAATGGGGTGGCTTTATGCTTCAAAGCGAGAACCGTACAGCATAAGCATCAGTTTTTTGTAAtaagaaaaacttaattttgCATTTTGCTAAATTTTTCCGCGTAATATGCGAGGCGAAGGAAACATTTCATAACTTTCAAATAAGAGTAAAACAAGAACTCGTTTATGAAGGGTAAACTAAATTCAAGTCAGATAAACTGTTctgtttaatacataataataataccaatgTGAATGACAATGGCATTGCACTAGGCAGCAATGACTCAGCTGCGTCCAAATACAAGGGGTGCGGACTCGAGAGtcatacacaaataaaacattacaatttttttataatataagcaggcggacgtgcaaatggaccaccaaatgcaagtgatcaccaccatcatagacattggcggtgttaaaaatattaagctttccttatatcaccaacgCACCACCAACCGTGTACTAAAAAGTTAAGATGTGTGATGATGatccttgtgcctatagttatactggcgtactcaccctttaaacgaatacaaaacaatactgagtattgccgtttggcggATAAATAATAGGTGGAACTTATTCATACGGGCAAATGGCAGatgaataaaaacttaaataagacaaaacaatattttaattgtaatttaaagtttaaaaatttatttcaatttaaacgtACCTCCAAAACCAAagcatacaatattaaaataaaataaaaatatttatgctcGGGGTGTTATTGTGATTTCGATCAAATTgaagatgttttttttcaataaatatatatagctatGCTATCATAACTtttccattttaataaaatacctttaaaaattTGGTACTAACGTGTCAAAAATGTCCGATCATTTCGATTCGCTGATTTTACTTTACTGAAGTCAGaactaaaaaaacttaataatactaagaatataatcaaattaacatgttttaattttaggtaTGGTAAATGAAAGATGTTTTTGGCCCAGAGGAAAGGCAGTTGGCGGCACGAGTGTTGTCAACTTGATGATTTACACGAGGGGTAACAAAATGGATTGGGACAGAATCGCAGCTAAAGGGAATTACGGATGGtaaatatgaagaaaatattttatattaatatgaattaatacgCGAAGCATTGCGTCTGCATAAGTATTGTGTCAGATTTTTCCATATTTTCTTAACTAATTTACTCCAAGATGAGAACTTTTGAGAGAAATTTTGCTTCTTTTTTTTAACCGTAGTTCAAGATTTTAGTAACggaaatttataacaaatcttGTAGACTCCGTTCCCCTCGAGTTGCGTGTGTTCGAATAATTGCACGCAagcaattactattttataaacttttttgcgCATACTTGTTTCTGGTAACGGGTGCCCAAAGTGAGTATGCGCAAAACAttttatcacatattataagGGGCAGTTATGTTGATTTGTTGATTTACAACTGCAAACAAAGTAGTGtcaagaaattataattattgaaatgttagGCGAATagcgaatttaaatattgaacattattcatgaaatttcataattgtaataaatatttgatcttATTAGTTttctgtatgtttttattattgtctgaTTATTTGGTTTTTTCTATCTCCACTGTTCAATAATTACCACCGTTATCGGTTAAATTAATAGTGTCGATTAAAATCTGTACTGTTTTCAACTATTCGACATAACGTGACAGACTATTATTTTCTCCGTCACTGTGTGGTTacttttctaattaattatttatataaacaaaaatgaaagaTGCAATTTGatacatatacttataaatattttatttacaggtcATATGACGATGTAAttccttattatattaaatcggAGCGAGCAAATCTCCGAGAATTTAGAGATTCGCCTTGGCACGGCAGAAGTGGTGAAATGACTGTAGAGGATATTCCATTCcggtaagtaataataataatctgttcCAACAATTAAGAAACGAGTTTTAAAAAATGTCCACACTAACCTAAGCCGTCTGCACGAAATCgatttgaaaatacaaaatattaaaatttattgtttttttctagGTCCAAATTATCAAAAGCTTTTCTGGATGCTGCAATGTTATTAGGAAACAGACGAGTTGATTATAATAGTCCCGACAGTTTCGGTTTCAATTACATTCAAGCAACTATGAGTCGTGGTATACGGATGAGTAGCGCTAAGgcgtttttacataataaaaagaaaagaaaaaacttaCACATACTAACCAACAGCCAAGTGACCAGGGTATTGATTGATCCACAAAGTAAAACAGCTACAGGTGTTGAATTTATAAGGAACGGACAGAGATACAAAATACGTGCTAAGAAAGAAGTTATTCTGTCAGCTGGTCCTATTGAATCTCCTCATTTACTTATGTTATCAGGAATCGGTCCTAGATCACATTTAGAATATATGGGCATTCCCGTGATACAAGATCTCAAAGTCGGAGAATCCCTGTACGATCACATAACATTTCCTTCCAtcgtatttactttaaattcgaCAAGGCTAACAATAatggaaagaaaaataaataacattgacaATATGGTACAATATAATCAATTTGGAGACGGACCCTTTTCATCCTTAGCTGGAATAGAAACAATAGGATATATCAAAACTAACTTATCTGATGAAAAAGAGGATTTTCCTGATTTGGAACTATTCGAAGGATGCGCTTCATTTTCTTCAGATGAAGGTAATGCTGTAGCTA
Encoded proteins:
- the LOC113395521 gene encoding glucose dehydrogenase [FAD, quinone]-like — encoded protein: MRGIILVTSVMLVLNNEETVTANREDFYNEGTVSYEYAQPVPCEEYCDNEYKKIQKREDKFSTPIRSRIVETMLKSPMFAFNRSEPNIFSAFRDNYDLPLEFKGPLKEYDFIIVGAGSAGSVLASRLSERRKASVLLLEAGQGEAFLTGVPILTPLLQQTTYMWPYLMEHQPGVCMGMVNERCFWPRGKAVGGTSVVNLMIYTRGNKMDWDRIAAKGNYGWSYDDVIPYYIKSERANLREFRDSPWHGRSGEMTVEDIPFRSKLSKAFLDAAMLLGNRRVDYNSPDSFGFNYIQATMSRGIRMSSAKAFLHNKKKRKNLHILTNSQVTRVLIDPQSKTATGVEFIRNGQRYKIRAKKEVILSAGPIESPHLLMLSGIGPRSHLEYMGIPVIQDLKVGESLYDHITFPSIVFTLNSTRLTIMERKINNIDNMVQYNQFGDGPFSSLAGIETIGYIKTNLSDEKEDFPDLELFEGCASFSSDEGNAVARGIHMADWLYKDVYKPIEDVESFTVLFMLLHPKSKGYLRLRSKNPFDYPKLYGNYLTHPKDVATMIAGIRYIIRMVNTPPFQKYGATLYTKKFPNCKQFDFGTDSYWECAIRTVTMTLHHQISTCKMGPASDPEAVVDPELRVYGIKKLRVADSSIIPNTIAAHTNAPAIMIGEKCADMIKNTWALN